The Micromonospora violae DNA segment GACCTGCTGCTCACCCCGGCGCTGGCCAGCGCGCCACCGGAGGCGGCCCGCTGGTCGGAGCGGTCCTGGCGGGCGAACATGACAGCCAATATCCGGTACGCCCCGTACGCCGCCCCCTGGAACATCGCCGGCCTGCCGGCGGTCGTCGTGCCGGTCGGCCGTCGCCCGGACGGCCTGCCGGTCGCCGTCCAACTGGTCGGTCCGCCCGGCTCGGAGCTGCTGCTGCTCGGTGTGGCCGGCCAGTTTGAGATGGCCGCACCGTGGACGCGGCACGCCCCCGGCTATCCCCGGATCGGAACGGGGTCGCCGGCCGCCGCATGATCCTTTACGGTGTGCGCGCACCGTCGCGCGGACCGGGGGACACCAATGCGCTGCCAGACCTGCGGGGACGCCATGTCCCCCGAAAACCAGTACTGCCCGCGGTGCTTCACGCCGCTCGGCCAACCCGCCGTCACGCCAGGGCTGCCGACCTACCGGGTACGCGGGATCGGCCTGGCGGCGATCGTCGCCGTCGGCGCCACCGCCGTGCTCTACCTGGCGGTGGTGCTGTCCTCGCTGGTCGGCATGGTGCTGGCCCAGCGGGCCATGGCCAACGAGGACCCGGATCTGATCAGCCTCGCGGCGATCATCGTCGCGGTAATGGCGCTGATCATGACGGTGGTACACCTCACCGCCGCCGTACTGGTGATCATTTGGACCTGGCGGGCCCGCAAGAACACCGACGCCTTCCCCGGAGCCGAGCCGGCCTTCGGGCCCGGCTGGGCGATCGCCGGCTGGCTGGTGCCCTTCGCGAACTTCGTGGTGCCGGCCCGGGTCGTGGCGGCAGTGGCCCGGGACAGCCTCTGGCGGCGGGCCACCCCAGCGCTCGTGGTCGTCTGGTGGTGCTCCTGGCTGGTGTTCAGCGTCGGTGAGCGGCTCGCCAGCCGCGCCGACGACCGGGCGTACGAGAAGCTGCCGGAGACCTTGTTCGACGATGCCAGCTACCAGGCGTACGCCGACCTGTACCAGGACTCCCTGCTGCGCAGCACGCTGCCCGCGCTGGGCTGTGTGATCGCGGCGGTGACGCTGATCCTGCTGATCCAACGGATCTCCACTGCCCAGGAGGCCCGGATCGCCAGCGCCACTCCGCAGTGGCCGACCGGCCCGGTCTGGCCGGCCCAGACCTGGCCCACCGCTCCGGCGGCCCAGCCCGCTCCGGCGGCCCAGCCTGCTCCGGCGGCCCAGCCTGCTCCGGCGGCCCAGCCTGCTCCGGCGGCCCAGCCTGCTCCGGAGGTGCCGGGGCTCGCACCAACGTCGTGATCCACTCGGGATTCTTGAAGTCGCGGTGTCCGGGCGGCGCGGACACCGCGTTTTTCAGGATCCCGAGTGGATCAACCCGGTCCGGTCCCCCGCACCCCGGTCGGCCCGCGCCCCGGTCGGCCCGCGTCCCGGTCGCCCGCGCCTCGGTCGGCGCGCGCCCGGTTGGCCTGGCCCGTGGCTTGGTCGGGGAGCGCGGGTGGCACGATCGGGGCATGACGGAACTGGTCGGTCTCGACGACGTGCGGGCCGCACGGGAGTTGCTCGCTGGCGTCACCCGCACCACCCCGCTGGAGCCCTCCCGCCCGCTCAGCGCGGCACTGGGCGGGCCGACGTGGCTCAAGTGCGAGAACGTGCAGCGCGCCGGCTCGTACAAGGTGCGGGGCGCGTACGTGCGGATCTCCCGGCTGTCGGCGGCGGAGCGGGAGCGCGGTGTGGTCGCGGCGAGCGCGGGCAACCACGCGCAGGGCGTGGCCCTCGCTGCCGGCCTGGTCGGCACGCACGCCACCGTCTTCATGCCGGTCAACGCGCCGCTGCCGAAGGTCGCCGCCACCAAGGGGTACGGCGCGCAGGTCGAGTTGGCCGGGAACACCGTCGACGAGTCGCTGGTCGCGGCGCACACGTACGCCGAGCGCACCGGCGCGGTGCTGATCCACCCGTTCGACCACCGCGATGTGATCGCCGGGCAGGGCACGGTGGCGCTGGAGATCCTCGAACAGTGCCCGGACGTGAAGACGATCATCACCGGGGTGGGCGGCGGCGGTCTGATCTCGGGCATGGCGGTGGCCGCGAAGGCGTTGCGCCCGGACGTACGGATCATTGGCGTGCAGGCGGCCGGCGCGGCGGCGTTCCCACCCTCACTCGTGGCCGGTGAACCGGTCCGGCTGCCCGTCTTCTCCACCATCGCCGACGGCATCGCGGTCGGGCGGCCGGGGGAGATCACCTTCACCCACGTACGCAAGCTGGTCGACGAGATCGTCACCGTCTCCGAGGAGGACATCTCCCGGGCCCTGCTGATGCTGCTGGAGCGCGGCAAGCAGGTGGTCGAGCCGGCCGGGGCAGTCGGCGTCGCCGCGCTGCTGGCGGGCGTGGTGGAGGTGGAGACGCCGGCGGTCGCGGTGCTCTCCGGCGGCAACATCGACCCGTTGCTGATGCTGCGGGTGATCGAGCACGGGTTGGCCGCGGCGGGTCGCTATCTGCGGGTGACCGTCCGCTGTTCGGACCGGCCGGGGCAACTGGCGTCACTGCTCAGTCAGATCGCCGAGCACCGGGCCAATGTGGTGGACGTGGAGCACCAGCGGGCCAACCCGCACCTCGGTCTCGGCGAGGTGGAGGTCGCGCTGTCGGTGGAGACCCGGGGCGTCGAGCACTCGGACACCCTGATCAGTGCCCTGCGCGCCAGCGGCTACCAGGTGGTCTTCGCGGCCGAGGCGTGACACCGGTGGGTGCCACGCCTCGGGTGCGCGGTGTTGCGGAGCAGGTGCCGTCGTCGGTTGGCCCGGCCAGCGATGGTCAGCCGGCGAACGGCTCGAAGCTGACCACGGTCACCTTGATGTCGGCGCCACTGGGGGCCGTGTAGGTGCAGGTCTGCCCGGCTCGGCCGCCCAGGATCGCCTTGCCGAGCGCGGACTCGGGGCTGTAGACGGTCATGTCGGTCGTGGCGGCGATCTCCCGGGACCCGAGCAGGAACGTCTCGGTGTCGGTGGTGTCGTCGTCGAAGTAGATCGTCACGACCATGCCCGGCGACACCGCGTCGGCGGTCGGAGCCGCGCCGACCTTCGCGGTGCGCAGCAGCTCCTGCAGGTAGCGGATGCG contains these protein-coding regions:
- a CDS encoding DUF4328 domain-containing protein; its protein translation is MSPENQYCPRCFTPLGQPAVTPGLPTYRVRGIGLAAIVAVGATAVLYLAVVLSSLVGMVLAQRAMANEDPDLISLAAIIVAVMALIMTVVHLTAAVLVIIWTWRARKNTDAFPGAEPAFGPGWAIAGWLVPFANFVVPARVVAAVARDSLWRRATPALVVVWWCSWLVFSVGERLASRADDRAYEKLPETLFDDASYQAYADLYQDSLLRSTLPALGCVIAAVTLILLIQRISTAQEARIASATPQWPTGPVWPAQTWPTAPAAQPAPAAQPAPAAQPAPAAQPAPAAQPAPEVPGLAPTS
- the ilvA gene encoding threonine ammonia-lyase, with protein sequence MTELVGLDDVRAARELLAGVTRTTPLEPSRPLSAALGGPTWLKCENVQRAGSYKVRGAYVRISRLSAAERERGVVAASAGNHAQGVALAAGLVGTHATVFMPVNAPLPKVAATKGYGAQVELAGNTVDESLVAAHTYAERTGAVLIHPFDHRDVIAGQGTVALEILEQCPDVKTIITGVGGGGLISGMAVAAKALRPDVRIIGVQAAGAAAFPPSLVAGEPVRLPVFSTIADGIAVGRPGEITFTHVRKLVDEIVTVSEEDISRALLMLLERGKQVVEPAGAVGVAALLAGVVEVETPAVAVLSGGNIDPLLMLRVIEHGLAAAGRYLRVTVRCSDRPGQLASLLSQIAEHRANVVDVEHQRANPHLGLGEVEVALSVETRGVEHSDTLISALRASGYQVVFAAEA
- the greA gene encoding transcription elongation factor GreA, coding for MSTGNEAPATWLSQDAYDRLQAELDEHIANRPAIAAEINARREEGDLRENGGYHAAREEQGKAEGRIRYLQELLRTAKVGAAPTADAVSPGMVVTIYFDDDTTDTETFLLGSREIAATTDMTVYSPESALGKAILGGRAGQTCTYTAPSGADIKVTVVSFEPFAG